From Candidatus Mycalebacterium zealandia:
TTTGTCCTAAACGGTTTTTAACTCCGCTGACGGAAGAACGCATATGTAGCGCTCATCGGGTTTTTTACCCCGGATTTTCTCAATCGCTTCACAGTAGGATTCCATCTGTTCCCGGTATTTTTCTTCCTCAAAAGAGTCCGTGTATTTGTAGTCCACAAGAACTGTTTTGCCATCTGTGGTTTCAATCAGAAGATCAATTCTTCCGTTGACCGTTTTGCCGCCGGCATTGTTTTCAACCGAGAAAATATACTCTCTGCGCAGTTCCACCGCGCCGCGCGCCATTTCCCCAAGTGGAGACCGGAGAGCATTTCTTGCGCACAACGCTATGTTTTCCTTCAAACTTTTCCGTTTTGAGAAAAACTCGTCCATTACAAAATTCGCGGTTTCTTCAACCGAGTCGGGCAAAAAATCCCACACTTGAAAAAATCTGTGGAGAATTTCTCCCTCTTCGGTTCTGGCAAGTTCACAAAATCTATTAGGGGGTTCCTTGCGTGTGGAGTCTTTTTTATAAAGCGGGCGCAGGGTTTGTGCCGTGGCCTTCGCCCCCCGCGCGCGCTTCTTTTCGTCCACGTTTTCGTTCGCGGTTTCCATTTTGTGTGCGGGCTTTGTCCCGTGCCCGCCTTTGAATTCAGGAATCATGGCGAGCCCGTTTTCAATAATCCGCGCGAGACTGCCTTCGCTCGGTTTTTTGTGTCTTTGCGCGAACGCGATGTCCGCCGCTCTTGTCATTGTCACATACAGAATTCTTTTTTCCTCCTCGTCCACTCCCGCGTTCTTTATTCTTTCCCATTCGCCAACTCTGCAATTTTCGTAACAAACCATGATGCCGTGCTCCGAACTTGCCGCGATTCTGCCTGAGGGCGGGCGCCTGTAGTTTGTGTCCGCGAGAAACACAACGCGGAATTCAAGTCCTTTTGCCGAGTGGCTTGTCATCAGCGTTACGCAGTTTTCCCGTTCAGTGTTTGCTTCTCCGGATTTGTCCGGAAAATCTTTTTCAGAATCAAACCGTTCAATCGCTTCATTCAGCCCCGTTCCGTCTTCGGTAAGCCCGGCGCATATTTCAGTGAATTTTATTATGTTGGCGCGAATTTGCCGTCCGTGGGGCAGGGCGAGAGCGCACGCCGCGAGACCCAGTTCATACGCCGCAAACTGCGCCGCTTCAAGCGGTGAAGAAATATCGGTTTCCCCCATGTTTTCAATAACTGAAAGCAGATGCCGCGCCGCTTCGCAATGCTCTCCTTTGCCATTTGACAATATCCGCAAAGATTCCCCGCAATCCGCTTCCGTTTTGCTTTTTTCAGAAAAATATCGTGCGAGCCCCTCATCGGAAATTCCGAAAAATGGCGACCTTAAAACCGCCGCTTCGGCGATTTTGTCAAGCGGGTTTGCCATAAACCTCATCATTGAGACCATGTCTCTTATTTCCGGTCGCGCGAAAAATTGCGATGTGTCGGTTCTTTTGAATGGCACCTCCGCCCCGCTCAATGCCCGTTCGTAGATTTCCATGTTTGTTTTTCTTCTGAATATCAGAGCTATATCGGAAAATGCGTAACCGTCTTTTGAGGTGAGTTCGCGTATTTTTTCCGCGATTGAAGCGGCTTCGGTTTGCCGCGCGTTTCCGGATTCAACGTCAAACATTTCAAACATTCCGCCGTTTAGTTCGGAGGCGGCTTCGGTTTTTTCATAGCCGTCAAAAATGTTGCTGAAAAGTCCGTTTGTGAACTCCACGAGTTCGGGAGCGGTTCTGTAGTTTTTCAGCAGGCTGAATTTTTCAAAGTCCCCCGAGGAGAGGATTTTGTCGAACAGTTCAGGTTCCGCTCCCCTGAATCCGTAGATGGACTGCAAACGGTCTCCGACCACGATGAGTTTGGTTTTTTCTCCGCAGAGAAGTTTGATGATTTTATACTGCGCCGAATCCGTGTCCTGAAATTCGTCCACCATAATCAGTCCGAATTTTTGAGTCCGGCGCAAAGCTTCGGCAGGGTTTGTTTGGAGGATTTTCAGCGTGTTTGTGAGCAGGTCATTGTATTCAAGCGCGGAGTTTTCCGTTTTGATTTTTTCATGGAGTTTCATCACTTCTTCGGCTACTGAAAGGTAAAAACCGGTCAATCGGTTATTCAGAAAGTCCGCAACGGCGGCTGCGGCATTCTTAATGCGCTCTGAATTCTCTTTTTCGTGTTTTTTCACCGTTTTCATTTCCAGAATTTTTTCCATGTGCTCAATCACCTCTCCGGCGATTAGGCAGTCATTCCGGTCGTTTCCGCTCACATCATCGACAAGCGCTTTTGCGTTCTCAAAACGTTTTCGCGCATGTGAAGATGCAAAAGTCATGCCTTCCGGACAATTAAACGCTTCCCGCAACGCCGCGCGCGGGTCATTTTCGGGGGCGCTCTCAATGGGCGTTTTGAAGGGGTGCGGAAGATGTTTTTCCATTGCGCTTAGAACTGTAAGACGCAGGTTTTCCGTAATCACATCCAGATTGAACTGTTCATTTTCAAGCAGTTTGTTAAGTGCTTCGGACTTTTCTCCTTTCGTTGTGCGCAGATTCAAAATTGTTTTGAGAACGGCTTTTTTCAACGCCTCGTCCGAGTCGACTTTCTTTGAGATTTCAAATCCTGAAGTGAAATCGGTGTCAAAGAGGTTTTCTCTGAAAATCCCGGACGCGAGGCCGTGAATTGTGCTGATTTGAGCGCGCGCGATATTTCCGCGCGCGTCTTTTGTGAGATTCCCTTTTTCGCCGAACTGTTTTATGTAGTTGTCCATTTCGTGCGCGATTCGCGCGCGCAATTCAGCCGCGGCGTTTTCGGTGAATGTTATTGCCGCGACCATGTCGATGTTAGAATCCCCTGATTCCAGTTCGGCGAGGAACCGTGCCACGAGAAGACGCGTTTTGCCCGACCCGGCTCCGGCACACACCACCACGCGATTTGCGC
This genomic window contains:
- a CDS encoding AAA family ATPase; the protein is MAERIESLLSLNDEQTRVLRSCANRVVVCAGAGSGKTRLLVARFLAELESGDSNIDMVAAITFTENAAAELRARIAHEMDNYIKQFGEKGNLTKDARGNIARAQISTIHGLASGIFRENLFDTDFTSGFEISKKVDSDEALKKAVLKTILNLRTTKGEKSEALNKLLENEQFNLDVITENLRLTVLSAMEKHLPHPFKTPIESAPENDPRAALREAFNCPEGMTFASSHARKRFENAKALVDDVSGNDRNDCLIAGEVIEHMEKILEMKTVKKHEKENSERIKNAAAAVADFLNNRLTGFYLSVAEEVMKLHEKIKTENSALEYNDLLTNTLKILQTNPAEALRRTQKFGLIMVDEFQDTDSAQYKIIKLLCGEKTKLIVVGDRLQSIYGFRGAEPELFDKILSSGDFEKFSLLKNYRTAPELVEFTNGLFSNIFDGYEKTEAASELNGGMFEMFDVESGNARQTEAASIAEKIRELTSKDGYAFSDIALIFRRKTNMEIYERALSGAEVPFKRTDTSQFFARPEIRDMVSMMRFMANPLDKIAEAAVLRSPFFGISDEGLARYFSEKSKTEADCGESLRILSNGKGEHCEAARHLLSVIENMGETDISSPLEAAQFAAYELGLAACALALPHGRQIRANIIKFTEICAGLTEDGTGLNEAIERFDSEKDFPDKSGEANTERENCVTLMTSHSAKGLEFRVVFLADTNYRRPPSGRIAASSEHGIMVCYENCRVGEWERIKNAGVDEEEKRILYVTMTRAADIAFAQRHKKPSEGSLARIIENGLAMIPEFKGGHGTKPAHKMETANENVDEKKRARGAKATAQTLRPLYKKDSTRKEPPNRFCELARTEEGEILHRFFQVWDFLPDSVEETANFVMDEFFSKRKSLKENIALCARNALRSPLGEMARGAVELRREYIFSVENNAGGKTVNGRIDLLIETTDGKTVLVDYKYTDSFEEEKYREQMESYCEAIEKIRGKKPDERYICVLPSAELKTV